One Thermococcus sp. M36 genomic window, TCCGGAAAAGCCGACTATGAAGTAGAACTCGTCCCCCGGACGGACGTTACTGCGCTTCCATTCGAGAAGAAGTCTGTTCGTTGAGCTCTCAACCCTGTCAGGCGAGGGGATTATCGGTGAGAGTATGGCGTAGCCCTTCGGGACGAGCAGCTGCATGTGAAAGACCCCAACAGGCTGGCTGAACTTAACGTAGTACGTGAACTGCTGCTTCTCACCGTTCTTGCTTATCATGCCCCGGGTTGTAAATGCCAGATTTATCCGGGCGCTCTGGCCAGGCTTGATGGTGGGAAACGTCATATATACTGCGTTGGTTCCCCCAAGGACTTCCCTGACGGTAACGTTAATTCTCTCCACAGTATTCCCTAAGTCCAGCACGGCGCTGGCATTCTCCACAGGGTAGTCCGTGTAGATAACGTACTGGGTAAGATTGGTGTAGGATGTCACGTCTATCTCGATAGTTTCCTTGATGTTATCTGGGCTAATCACCTCAAAGTAGACCGCGTAGGCGTTTATTTCATAGTCGTACTCCCCTGCGCCGACCAGCGGGAGGAAAAGGAGAGATAGAATCAGGAATAACCCGATTACAGCTGACTTCCTTCCGAGGGATTTTTGATTTTTAGGAGCGGGCATACGTCCATACACTCCCTGCAGTGGGTGCACAGCACAGGGTCGACCACGATTTTTCTGCTCTTCGGGTCAATGCTGAGTGCCCCTTCCGGACACTTGCCGACGCAGACGCCGCAGCCAACGCACTCATAGGCCCTCTTGACGAGGTAATATGCCTGCACCGCCTCCCTGGAGTCGCCCGTATAGGCACCATCCGGTTTAAATGTAACATCGCCCGCTCTTATGTAGTTTTCGCCTTCCTCGACCTCCCCCAGGATTGGAGCAACTTCCTTAATCCTTTTCAGGTTCACAACGGTGTTGAAGCGGGTCACGAAGCCGTCCCCGGTCTCTTCGATGGAGTACCTCACGGGCTCCCAGGAACGGTCATCCCTGACCTCTATTCCCAGCTCCCTTGCTATGGCCTTCTCTCCCCTGCTGAGCCTCTTCCAGCGCCAGAAGCCGTAGGTTATCCACTCATCGGGCATTCCAAAGCGCTTCTGCCAGACCTTAAGCTCCCTCTCCCACTTGGCCCATAGTTCGGGCTTCTCTTCCTTCAGTGTGTAGATTTCCGCCAGGGATGAACTCGGACAGAGGAAGCAGCCTATCCTGTCAAGCCTGTCCTCGTAGAGCGGGTTGTACTTAAGGTTTCTGCTGAAGATGTAGAGCCACACCTCAAGCGCGCGCCAGTGGAATATCGGTGAAGCGCCGGTCTCGTTCGGCACCCAGGGGTTCTTCCATATCCGGGGCTGCTTGAAGCGTTTTATGCTCTCGTATTTACGCTGACCTACGAACATCAAAACGCCCTGCGGATAGTTCTCCTTTATTGCCATCGTTATCGGGCCGAGCTTGGTGACCTTACAGCACCAGCGGTAATCGCGACCGGGCGGCGAGAAGACGTGGAGGGCGCGCCAGAATGCATCGCCGGCATCGGCAACGATGAACTTTATACCCTTCGGCTCAAGCTCCTTCCTCAGTTCCTCGACGTATTCAAGCGTTTCGGGGAACTCTATTCCTGTGTTGTTGAAGAAGACCGTAAAGCCCTCGTCCCCGAATTCTTCCAAAGCCAGGCCGAGAACCGCCAGACTGTCCTTGCCGCCGGAGAAAGCCACTGCAACCGGAAGGTCAGAGTAGCGGGTGGCAGTCTTCCTCATGAAGCGCCTCGCTTCCTCTACTTTTTTCTCCAGCTCGATGGAGTTGGCCCTCAGCACATCTTCCATCGTGGCCTTTCTGCCCTCGCGGTAGTTCACACTCTTCTGCCGCCTGACCTTGACACCGGTTCCGCGCTCCTTGTTGGCCAGGGCTTCGTAGTCCTTCTTCGCTATGCCCGTCGCGATGACGTCTCCGCCCTCGGAAATGAGAACCACATCATCGTTCCGCCTTATGCTCCCCTCAGCCTCGATTATGCCGACTGGCAGGAGGTTGGAGCCGTTGAGTATGGGCTCTATGGCCCCTTCATCGACGATTATCCACTTCCTCATGGACCTTCCGAATCGCTTCCAGAGGGCAATGGCTCCCTCGACCTTTAAACCTGGCTTCCACTTCAGCTCCAACGGGTCGAAGCGCACCCAGCCGAAAACGTAGCCGTCGAGGATTATCTCGTAGGCGTCGTCCTCCCCTGGAGTCTTGCTGAGCAGTACGATTTTGCCCTCGAAGAGTTCACCAACGTCCACGCCGTAGTGCTCCTTGAAGACCGAGCGGATGAACTCGGTGTCCTTTTCGAAGGCAAAACGCAGGTCGCCCGGTGGGGTTATGGCGAGCTTGAACACTCCCTCTTTCCCATGGACGGCGCAGGAATCGCCAATGAGCGGGACGTTGCACTCCTCGCACCAGTGAATGTAGGCTTTGCCAAGGAAGACCGGCCTTCCCATTTTCCCTCACCTGTGGCGAGAAGGGAGCGGGGGTTTATAAAGGCGATTGACGGCAATAGCACCAACTAAAAGTTTTTAAAGGATTTATACTTTAACATTCGTTGAAAACAACTGGAGGCGATAGTAATGCCGGCTTTTGCAAGTGCTGCCCTGCTGATCCTTGGGGTTTTTCTTTTGATAATGCTCCTGCTGAGCGTCAAGGTGATAAGGCCGTACCAGAAGGGCCTCGTCGAGAGGCTCGGAAAGTTCAACAGGATCCTTGAACCGGGAATACACTTCATAATCCCTTTCATGGAGCGCGTTAGAGTCGTGGACATGCGCGAGCACGTCGTTGATGTCCCCCCGCAGGAGGTCATCTGTAAGGACAACGTGGTTGTCACCGTTGATGCCATCGTCTACTACCAGATACTTGACCCGGTCAAGGCCGTCTACAACGTCAGCAACTTCCTCATGGCGATAATCAAGCTCGCGCAAACTAATTTGCGTGCCATAATAGGTGAAATGGAGCTCGACGAGACCCTCAGCGGGAGGGACATAATCAACGCCAAGCTGAGGGAGGAGCTCGACAAGATAACCGACCGCTGGGGTGTCAAGATAACCCGCGTTGAGATACAGCGCATAGACCCGCCCAAGGACATTCAGGAGGCCATGGCCAAGCAGATGACGGCCGAGCGTGAAAAGAGGGCCATGATACTCATCGCAGAGGGTAAGAAGGAGGCCGCCATTAAGGAAGCGGAGGGACAGAAGCAGGCAGCGATACTCAAGGCAGAGGGTGAGAAACAGAGGCAGATACTCGTGGCGGAGGGCCAGGCCGAGGCGATAAGGAAGGTTCTCGAAGCTCTAAGCCAGGCTGACGAGAAGTACCTGACCCTCCAGTACATCGAGAAGATGCCCGAGCTGGCCAAGTACGGCAACCTCATCGTACCCTACGATACCGAATCCCTCATCGGCCTGCTGAGGATACTCCAGAAGGTCAAGGAGACGCCCCTTCCAGAACCCAAGCCGCCCGAGAAGGGAAACCCCGGTAAAAATTCAGCGGGCGGGGAAAAGGCTTAAACCACTCCCCACTAATTTTTAACGGTGGTGGACATGGACCCCCTCCCGATTTTTCTCCTCATACTCGGCCTCCTGACGGTCGTCCTCGACATGATGGTGACGGCATTTATAACTCCAATCGGCGTGGCAATGATAGTCCTCGGCCTCCTGATGGGCTTTGGCGTGAAC contains:
- a CDS encoding MarR family transcriptional regulator, giving the protein MPAPKNQKSLGRKSAVIGLFLILSLLFLPLVGAGEYDYEINAYAVYFEVISPDNIKETIEIDVTSYTNLTQYVIYTDYPVENASAVLDLGNTVERINVTVREVLGGTNAVYMTFPTIKPGQSARINLAFTTRGMISKNGEKQQFTYYVKFSQPVGVFHMQLLVPKGYAILSPIIPSPDRVESSTNRLLLEWKRSNVRPGDEFYFIVGFSGEITPPKQTSPLVYVAIFMAGLVVGGGGVYGYILYRERKRSEEVAHLRTDEEKVLAILKEGPILQSELAEKLGVSKAKVSIILREMEEKGLITRVKEGRTYRVFLRE
- a CDS encoding phosphoadenosine phosphosulfate reductase family protein translates to MGRPVFLGKAYIHWCEECNVPLIGDSCAVHGKEGVFKLAITPPGDLRFAFEKDTEFIRSVFKEHYGVDVGELFEGKIVLLSKTPGEDDAYEIILDGYVFGWVRFDPLELKWKPGLKVEGAIALWKRFGRSMRKWIIVDEGAIEPILNGSNLLPVGIIEAEGSIRRNDDVVLISEGGDVIATGIAKKDYEALANKERGTGVKVRRQKSVNYREGRKATMEDVLRANSIELEKKVEEARRFMRKTATRYSDLPVAVAFSGGKDSLAVLGLALEEFGDEGFTVFFNNTGIEFPETLEYVEELRKELEPKGIKFIVADAGDAFWRALHVFSPPGRDYRWCCKVTKLGPITMAIKENYPQGVLMFVGQRKYESIKRFKQPRIWKNPWVPNETGASPIFHWRALEVWLYIFSRNLKYNPLYEDRLDRIGCFLCPSSSLAEIYTLKEEKPELWAKWERELKVWQKRFGMPDEWITYGFWRWKRLSRGEKAIARELGIEVRDDRSWEPVRYSIEETGDGFVTRFNTVVNLKRIKEVAPILGEVEEGENYIRAGDVTFKPDGAYTGDSREAVQAYYLVKRAYECVGCGVCVGKCPEGALSIDPKSRKIVVDPVLCTHCRECMDVCPLLKIKNPSEGSQL
- a CDS encoding SPFH domain-containing protein, coding for MPAFASAALLILGVFLLIMLLLSVKVIRPYQKGLVERLGKFNRILEPGIHFIIPFMERVRVVDMREHVVDVPPQEVICKDNVVVTVDAIVYYQILDPVKAVYNVSNFLMAIIKLAQTNLRAIIGEMELDETLSGRDIINAKLREELDKITDRWGVKITRVEIQRIDPPKDIQEAMAKQMTAEREKRAMILIAEGKKEAAIKEAEGQKQAAILKAEGEKQRQILVAEGQAEAIRKVLEALSQADEKYLTLQYIEKMPELAKYGNLIVPYDTESLIGLLRILQKVKETPLPEPKPPEKGNPGKNSAGGEKA